The Gloeobacter violaceus PCC 7421 DNA window GGTGCCGTCCGGCTCCGGCGGGACGCGCAGGCTCAATAGCCGGCTGTCGGCGTAGGCGGTGCGCAGCTTCCCGATGGCCGCGGCCGGCGAGATGGGCTCTCCTTGCAGTCGCGAACGGGTCCACTGCGGGTGGAGGGTACGGTTGATCTCTTCGCTGAACACCAGCACGCTGCCGCTTACACAGATGACCACCAACAGCAGGCCGAGCACCACACCGGTCCACTGGTGGAGCGCAAAAACCACAGGCCGCACTTTGAAGTTCATCGCTCAAAACTCCACCGAGACGCTGCCGATCACCGTGAACGGGGTCCCCACGATCACATCGAGGGCGCTGCCGGCGCTTTCGTAGTACTCGACGTTGAACAGGTTGCGGAAGTTAAAAGCATAGCGGACATTGTCGGCGCGGTAGTAGACGCCGGCGTCGGTGCGCAGATAACCGGGCAGCGTAAAAGTATTGGCCAGATCTCCCGTTCGCTCGCCGACATAGAACAAACCGAGGCCGAAACCGAGACCTTTGAGGGAACCTTCCTGCAACTGGTAGGTGCTCCAGAGGCTAGCGCTGTGGTGGGGGACGGCGCCTAGACGGTTACCGACTGCAAACTGGGTGTCGCGGGTGATGCGCGCGTCGATGTAGGCGTAGGCGGCGGTCAGGTTCCAACCCGGCACAGGTTCGCCGGTGAGGTCGAATTCGACGCCGCGGCTGTTCTGCTCACCCGTCTGCAGCGAAAAGAAAGGATTGCTCGGATCGGGGGTAAGCACGTTCTGGCGGGTCAAATCGAAATAGGCAAGCGTCGTGAAGAGCTTCCCTTCCAACAGATCCGCCTTGAGACCCGCCTCGAACTGCTCGCCGCGCTCGGGCACAAACGGCAACCCCGCCTGGTTGGTTCCCAGCGTCGGCAAAAAGGAGCGGCTGAAGCTGCCGTAAAGGGCGAGCGGCAGGATGGGCCTCCAGACAAGACCGACGCGCGGGCTGAAGGCGTCGAAATCTTCGCTGGTGCGCGTGGCGGTGAGCAAATCGGCGGTCCGCTGGGTGGCATTGTCGTAGCGCAGTCCCAACAGCAGCTTCAGATTCTCTGAAAAACTCAACTGATCCTGGATGTAGATGCCGTAGGAAGAGGGGGAATTGAAGCTGTTCGCCTCCAGAATGGTCGGCCCCCGGGTCGGGCTGTAGACCGGGTTGAACAGGTCGAGCGGGGCGATGAGCGCACCGTTGAACTGGCGGGTGGCGTTGTAGAACCAGGAGGCGTCGAAGCCGAAGACGAGCTTGTGCTCCACCGGACCGGTGCGAAAGTTGCCGATGAGGTAGGTGTCGACGATGTTGCTGTCGCGCCAGAAGGTATACCCGTCGGGGACCGTCGTGCCCGTGATCACCCGCAACAGCGTGCGGCCGTCGGGGAATAGCTCGACGGGCACAGTCTGGGTGAACAACAGGCGCTGGTGGCTGGAGGAAAAACCGTGGCGCAGCGACCAATTGGGGCTGAAGCGGTGTTCGAGCCGGTAGCTGAAGCGGTAGGCGCTGCTGCCGTAGTTGTCGAGCAAAGGTTCGCCCACAAAGCGGCCGGTGGAGATTTTGCCGTTCGGGTTGGGCAGGACCGTGCCCACGGCGGGCAGGCCGAAGGTGGAAGGCTGGCGGGCATTGTAGAATTCGCCGTCGATGTCGAGGGTGGTATTGGAGCCGATGCGCCAGGTGAAAGCAGGGGCCACCAACCAGCGCTCCGCCTGGAAAAAATCGAGGAAGCTTTTGGAATTTTGGTAGACGGCGTTCAACCGGTACGACAGGGCCTTGTCGGCAGTGAGCGGCCCGGTGAAATCGAGGCTGCTTCGAAACAGGCCATAGTTGCCCGCGTCGAAGGTGGCGGCGTAGGCGGCCTTGGGCTGGGGCCTTTTGGTCTCGACGTTGATGATGCCGCTCAGTTCGCCCTGGCCGTAGAGCACCGAGCCCGGCCCTTTGAGCACCTCGATGCGCTCGATCGAAGCGACGTCGAAGCCAGCCAGGCTGTTGACGCCGTCGCGAAAGCCGTTGCGGTAGATGTTGTTGGTGTTGAAGCCCCGGACGTTGAAGGTGCTGAAGGAGGCAAAGGTGGGATTGGCGTTGAAGACGCCGCTCACGGTCTTGAGCGCGTCGTTGAACTGAATAATCTTTTGATCTTCGAGCAACTGCCGGGGGACCACCTGGATCGATTGGGGAATGTCGATGAGCGGGGTGTCGGTCTTGGTGGCGGTGGTGGCGTCCTTGCGCAAGTAGCGTCCGACCACGGTGACTTCGTCGAGTTCAGAAGGGTCGCTCCCGGGCAGATCCTGGCTGGGCGCAGCGGGTGTCGCGGCGGGCGGTGCCTGGGCCAGCCCACCTCCGAGCAATCCCCGCGCCCCGAGCGCGCTGTGCTCCAGATCGGCCTTGCGCACAAGGACTACCTCACTGCCGGCAACGGGCAGCGCAAAAGCCGGGGCAACGGCCACCAAACTGGGCAGGGCCGCCAGGGCCACAGATCCCAAGAAGAAATAACCCGAAAAACTGCGCATGTGCGGCTCCATTGCCGGCAAGCAAAAACCAACGGACCCGCCAATCGGGTAAACCAACAGCCCGCGCCGATTGCGGTCTCCGACGGATGGTCAGGCGTAGGATATCGCAATTGGGAAAAAGCAGCAATAGTGATTGAACTCCCCTCCGACGACAGGTGGTATATCTTTTGCAAAGCTATTGGAACACGGCCTCTGAGTTTCGAGCGTCGATGTATCGATCAAAATTTATTGACAGTCAGTTTCAACAATACTAAGCTGCCATAGAAAGAGAGCGGCGCTGCACAACCCCGATGTCGGTCGACGTGACCGGCGGCGGGTGCTGCTGCGATGCGTCCTCATGTATTCGCTTGCGTTCGGTGAGCATCCGGGCTGCGGGGCGTCTGCCCTTCGGCCTGTAAGTTCTGCGCGACCGGACCCAGTCGGCCCATTTCAAGAACACGGAGGTTCCATGCCAGCCAAGATCGGTTTGTTTTTCGGCACCACCACCGGCAAGACCGGGGATGCCGCCGAGGTCATCCAGCAGGAATTGGGTAAAACCCAGGTGGATCTGCGCGACATCGGCCGGGCGTCCAAGGCGGACCTGACCGCCTACGAGTACCTCATCATCGGTTGTCCCACCTGGAATATCGGCGATTTGCAGGACGACTGGGATTCGTTCTATCCGGATCTCGACCAGATCAATTTCGCCGGCAAGAAGGTGGCCTACTTCGGCACCGGCGACCAGCGCGGCTACGGCGACAACTTCCAGGACGCCATGGGCATCTTGGAAGAAAAGATCTCCCAGCGCGGCGGTACCACCGTCGGCTATTGGCCGGCGGACAATTACGATTTCAACGCCTCAAAAGCCTACAAAAACGGCAAGTTCGTGGGTCTGGCCCTCGACGACGACAACCAACCGGAACAGACCGAGCGGCGTATCAAGCAGTGGGTGGCGCAGTTGAAGCGCGAGTTCGGCATCTAGCTTGGGCTAAGCCGGGGCAGCCGGTTCGGGCCGACAGCGGACCGCCACCGGCCGGTTGCCCTTTCCTGAAGACCGTGTAAAGGAGGAAGCGGTGCCTGAGACTCAATTGCTCAGCGGCTATCTTTGGGGTTACCTGTGCGTCAGCGACGTCATCCCCCAGGTGCTGCCCTGCGTGCGCTGCGCAGACCGCTGGGTGGTGCACTTTGCCCGCCACCCCGGCGAAGAAGCCCTCTGGCGGCAGCGCGGGTGGGCCAGGGCGCAACCGATTCCCTACCGCCGCCAACCGGAAGGGCTAAGCGTGGAGCGGGATCTGCCGGAGGCCGGCTTCGGCCGGGCCGAACCCGTTGCCGCAACACAGTCTGCTGCCTGCGTGCGTTGCGGCGATTGCCTGGATTGTCCCTGCGGGGCTGGATGCGCGACCCCGCCGCTTAAAGGGGGATGACCGATGCGGGCTCTGCCGGGTGTGTCTGAGGGTTTGCTGTTCTCCTTGTGCGCCCGCTACCTGGAGACGCAGCGGCAGGACGGCATCGTCTTCGACCAGAAAGCCATCGAGATTGTCCACAGGTTGAACCTCGATTGCACCGCCCTGGCCAGGCGCAACAGTGTCTGGCCGACGCAGGTGGCCGTCGCCATCCGCACCGAGATCCTCGATCGCGCGGTGCAGCGGTTCTTGCAGGTCCATCCCGAGGCGGTGGTCGTCAACCTGGGAGCGGGCCTTTGCACGCGCTACTTCCGGGTGGACAACGGCCGGGTGCGCTGGTACGAACTGGACCTGCCGGCCCTGAAGCGACCGTGGAGCCACCTGTTCGGCGAAAGCGACCGCCATCGGCATCTGGGCTGCTCGGTCATGGATTTTGCCTGGATGGATATCCTGCAGCCGCTGCGCCGCTCGCCGTTTCTGTTTATCGCGGAGGGTCTGCTGATGTATCTGACGGAGTGCGAAGCCCGGCAACTGGTCGCTTGTCTGGGAGCCGCCTTTCCTTGTGCCGAACTGTTGGCGGAGGCCGTCAGCCCGGTTGTCGTCGAGCGTCACGACCGGACCGAGGCCGCTTCCTTTCGCTGGGGTATCGACCGCGGCAGCCACCTGGAAGGCTGGAGCGGGGGGGTCGAGTTCCTCCAGGAATGGTATTACCTGGACTACCACCCACACCGCTGGGGGTGGCTGCGGCTGCTGCGCCGGCTGCCCGCGGTGCGCCGGTCGATGAAAATCATTCACATTCGTTATCGTTAGCCCGCGGCCCTGGCCCATCTCCAGAAAAGTGGACAGGCAGCGGCAGAAGCAAAAACAATGGAAGGAGGCGGCAAGGCGCACGGAGCGAACGTCGCCGAAACCCCGATCGGCCGAATTGCTCTCGGCAAGCAACAGCCGCCATCGCTATGATGGTGCGCATAGGTTCACAGGTGCACGCCATGGTTGTTTCCACAGAACCGGTCGTCTACCCGGACTGCGATGGCCTGCCCATGTCCGACAACACCGAGCAGTTCCGCTGGATCGTCTACATCAAAGAAGGCCTGGAGTGGCTGTTCGCGGGCGAGCCCGATGTCTTCGTGGCCGGCGATTTGCTGTGGTACCCGATAGAAGGAGATAACAAGACCCGGCAGGCTCCCGACGCCCTGGTCGCTTTTGGCAGACCCAAGGGCAAGCGCGGCAGCTACCGGCAGTGGCTCGAAGCGGGCATCGCCCCGCAGGTGGTCTTCGAGGTGCTCTCGCCCGGCAACAGTGTCCGGGAGATGACGCGCAAGTTCGCCTTCTACCAGCGCTTTGGTGTCGAGGAGTATTACCTATACGATCCCGAGGCGGGTGCCCTCGACGGCTACGTGCGCCGGGGCGGAGTGCTGGAGGGCATCGAGTCGATGTCAGGGTGGGTGAGCCCCAGGTTGGGGGTGCGCTTCGATGTGGATGCCGGGGGCCAGTTGCAGATGTGGCGGCCGGACGGGACGCCGTTCGAGAGCTATGGAGAAATCGCCGCCCGCGCCGAGCAGGAGCGCCAACGGGCCGAACAGGAGCGCCAACGGGCCGAGCAGGCCGAGCAAAGAGCAGACGAGGAGCGCCAACGCGCCGAGCAGGCCGAACGGAGGAGGGCATTGTCCCTGGTCTTGCGTCTACTCACCCGGCGGGTCGGCACCCTGGAGCCCGGGGTGAGCGAGCGCGTCGGCGGGCTGCCGGATGAAGGGCTCAATGCCCTGGCCGAGGCGCTGCTGGACTTCGGCTGCGCCGCCGATCTGCAAAGCTGGCTCGACGGCCGGCCGACGGGCTAAGCGAGTCGTGCGCCCTCAAAAGCGCACTTCGAGGGTGCCCTGCAGCGTGAACGGCGCACCCGGGTAACCGAACGCATCACCCAGCCTGCGGATGCACCGCTCGACCTCTGCCGGACTTGGGCTCTGCCGCCGATTTGCAGCACCGGTTCGACAGCCGGGCAAGCATGGCAGGATGACAGCACAGCCGGAGCAACCGCGTGGCCGAGCAAGAACGCCGCCCATTCGACACCAGCCTGCAGGGTCTGGCCGCCCTCTACAGCCGCCACTTCCTCGCCTGGCTCAAAGGGCCCGAGGTGACGTGGGAGCAAGAACTCAACTCTGTCATCGTCGCTCAGCAGCGCCGCGCCGATTTTCTGATTCGCTACCGCGATGAGCAGGCGGAGGCACGCTTGCTGCACGTCGAATTCCAAACGCTTGTTCAGAAGGGCGAGCCCCGCGAAGAGCTGCCCGTGCGTATGGCGACTTACGCCCTGTTCGTGCTGAACCGCTACGGCCTGCTGCCCAATCAGGTGCTCGTCCTGCTCAAGGACAGCGCTGCCACCCGTCAGGTACCGGAGCGCTTCGAGCAAGGCCGGGTGCGGGTGGAGTACGACCTTGTGCGGTTGTGGGAGCAAGACCCCGAGCCGGTGCTGGCCAGTGGTCTGGTGGGGCTGATGCCGCTGGTGCCGCTGATGCGCGGGCAGGAATTGGGGGCACTGCTGGAAGCGTGCACCGGGGTCATTGAGGCGGAGATAGAATCGAGCCAACAGCGCACCGAGGTGCTGACGGTCACGGGTCTTTTGGCCTCATTAAGGGATACGCAAGTCGTCACGGAGTTTTTTAGAAGGAGGTCGCAGATGAGTTTGTTGACCGAGACGCCGCTGTTTCAGGAGTTGACCCGCGAGCTGGTGCAACAGGCTGTGCAACAGGCTGTGCATGAAACGGAGCAACGCACCAGACTTCAGTTTCTGCTGCACCAACTGGAGCACAAGTTTGGGCCGTTGCCGGAAGATATGCTGACAGCCCTGCAGGCGATAGCCGATACGGACGCGCTGGACACTCTGGGCCTGGCCTTGCTCGATGCCCCGGACATCGAGGCGTTTCGCCGGCAGCTGCCGCCGTCGGTCTCGTGAGCGAAGGGTGCCCAATCGCCGTCGATGAGAGCAGACGCTGGGGCTGTTGTGGTGCGACCGCCATGCCCTCGAATCAAAAGCGCACTTCGAGGGTGCCCTGCACCGTGAAGGGTGCCCCCGGAGTAATCCCCCCGCGGCTGACGGCCGACTCGATGTACTGGGCATTGAACAGGTTCTTGAAGTTGAGGGCCGCGTTCAGTCCGCCGCGGCGGTAGTAGAGCGCCACATCGAAGCGGGTGTAACCGGGCACCGAAAAGCTGTTGGCCAGATCCCCGAAGCGCTCGCCCACCGAGAACACCCCCGCCCCGATCCCCCAGCCCGCCAGCGCTCCCTCGCTCACCCGGTAGGCGCTCCAGAGGCTCCCCCCATGCAGCGGCGCGGTGGGCAGGCGGTTGCCTACCGGGTAGGTGTTGTCGCGGCTGATCTTCGCGTCGGTGTAGGCGTAAGTGGCGACCACGTTCCACCCCGGCAGGATCTCGCCGGTGAGGTCGAATTCGACCCCCTGGCTCTCCTGCTCGCCCACCTGAATCGAAAAGCGGGGGTTGGTGGGGTCGAAGGTGACGACGTTGGTCTTGGCAATCTTGAACAGCGCCAGGTTGGCGAACAGGCGGCCCGCCAGCAAATCGGCCTTGGCGCCCAGTTCGTAGCCGGTGCCGCGGGTGGGCAGAAACGGCGTACCCGCAGCGCTGCGGCCGGAAGTGGGAGTGAAAGACTGGTTGAAGTTGGCGAACAGCGACACGTCGGGGGCGGGTTTGTACAACAGGCCGACCCGCGGAGAGAACGCCTGCCCCTCCGAAGGGTTTATCGCACCCGTTATCGGATCCGTACTGGGCGCCGAGGCAGTGTCGTAACGACCGCCGAGCACCAGCTTGAGGTTGTCCGAAAAGGAAATCTGATCCTGCAGGTACACCCCGAAAAAGCTGATGGCGTTCCTGAAACCATAAGGAGAACGCGACGATTCCGCGGCGGGCTCGAGCACGTAGGGAGGGGGCTGATAGATATCGATGACATTCGCCAGGCCAAAGATTCCGTACCCCGACTGGAGAGACTTGCCCAGTTCGAGGCCAAATAGGACCGTGTGGTCGATCGAGCCCGTCTTTGCCTTCCAGATCAGGTCGTTCTGGAAACCGAACGATTCGAAGTAATACTCCCCCCGGTCGTCCGCCAGCTGCAACGAGCGGTTGTCTTCCAGCAGCCCTGCGCTATAGATCAATCTTGGGTAGTTTTCGATATAGCTGGCGTAGCGCCCCGCACTGCGCATGGTCAGATTCTCCGCGAACCGGTGTTCCAGCACCGCGATGGCCCGCGTCGAATTGGTAAGCAGCAATCCCTTGGGATCGGCAAAGAGCCGGTTGTACGGTACCGGCGCCACCCCGGTGCCCACCGCCGGAAGGCCCAGCTCGAAAGGACGGTTGTCGCGGCTGTGGATTACCTCGAAGCTCAGCGTCGTGTCGGGAGTGACTCTCCACTCCAGCACCGGCGAGAAGAACGTCCGCCGACCCTGGGTGCCACGAAAAGTATTGGCGTCTTCGTAGGCGACATTCAGCCGGTAGGCCAGGGTGCCGCCCGCGGTGAGCGGGCCGGACAGATCCAGCGTCGTGCGGTAGAAGTCGTAGCTGCCGGCGGTGAAGCCGATCGCGGTGTAGGGGGTGAGCAGGGGTCTTTTGGTGACGTAGTTGATGACGCCCGCGGGTTCCGCTTGCCCGAACAGCACCGAGGACGGCCCTTTGAGCACCTCGATGCGCTCGATGTTCGTGGTATCGACGGCATTGAACGAATCGAACTTGCTCGTTGCAAAGGCATTGGTGAACTGGCTTGCGGTAAAGCCGCGGATATTGAACGATTCGCTGTAATTGCTGTAGTTGTTGTTCAGGTAGACGCCGCTGACGTTGCGCAACACCTCTCGCATGCGCACGGAGCCCTGGTCCTCGATGATCTGGCGGGGGATGACCTGGACGGACTGGGGCGTGTCGAGAATCGGGGTGTCGGTCTTGGTGGCGGTCGAGGCGTTCGAGCGGCGGTAAGTACCAGTGCCGGTCACCGTCACCTCGTCGAGTTCCTCGCCGTCCGGTGGGGCAGGAGCCTGGGCTTGGCTCGGCTCGGCGGGCTGTTGGGCCAGATGGGCGGCACTGGTCGAGACGGAGGGCAGTTCGCCGAGGCGCGACACCTCCGTGGCCAACGGCTGGGCAGCAGCGGGGCCGGCGCACAGCAGCGACAAGCCGCCCGCCACCAACAGACTGGCGTTGCGGTTAGGCAGGCAAGCCTTCACCCTCCGTACGGAAGTGGCCAACCGTGCCCGCCGAATGGCGATCACCGGCTCTGCCGCCCGCGCGAGCGCAGCCGCCGCAACCGACCACCCGCCCGCCGCCATTCGCGCATTTCGCAACCCCACACCCATCCCAGCGCACCTTTGTTGAGAGTGGTTCCTAGCAAAGTACTAGGGTGCCGACGCCTTTGTGAAGCGCAAGCCGATGGCTGGACGGAATTTTTTGATGGCTGGACAGAACTTTTGAATAGCCAGGCAAATGCTTAAAAGCCGATTTGTCTCTCCCAATCCCGCTGGTCTGCGCGGCACCGAGCGTTCTGCTGCCGGGCGAATCACAGACCCGTTCGTCCCGGGGGACCGACCGCAATCTTTACATCTGCCTTATCGGTAATCTTTCGGAGCGACCCCGAACTTCTTGCGAAACGCCGCCGCGAAATGGCCGCGATCCGCAAAGCCCACCGCCTGCATCACCCCAGACACGTTCGCCTCGCCCGACAGCAGCAACTGCCGCGCCTGCTCCAGCCGGTAGTCGCGCAGATAGCCGAACACCGTTGTGCCGAACACCTGCCGGAAACCGCGCTTGAGCGCACATTCGTTCAGTCCCACCCGCCGCGCCAGCTCGGCCAAAGCCAGCGGCCGATCCAGATTCTGCAGCACGATTTCGCGGGCGCGACAGATGCGCTCGACGCAATCGGATTGCAACGCATGCTGCAGGCATCGCCCCTGCCGCACCTCCTGCTCGTGCTCCAAGACCAGCGCCGCCGCCTCCAGCGCCTTGGCTTCCAGATACAGCCGCTTGGCGAGGCCCGAATACGGACAGCGGACGATTTGCCGAAGGATCTGCTGCAGGGCGGGCGAGACCGTTCCCACGCGGGTGTAGTATTTTTGGTCCGCTGGGCGGACCAGGTGCGCGAACTCCGTCGGCAGTTCTCCATTGTGGCCAACGAAGGCAACCAGCACCTCCGGCTGCATCCAGATGTGCACCTCCAGGATAGGAAAGTGATCCGGGCCGGCCATGGTTTGCTTGGGAGCCAGACCGCTGCCGTAGAGGGCGTATTCGAGGTTGCCCACCTCGGTGCTGCCGTCCCGGTGCTCCCCCGACAGGTGGAAATGGAAACACAGGCATTCCTCCCGTTCCGGCAAAGCAAGCTCCCAGCGATCGCGCAGCCGGAAATTTTCGATGCACAATGCCAATCCCTCGCGCAAGGCAATTTCTCGAAAACAACCTTCGGCCAACCACGACGGCAAGCGCCAGAGCAGATCCAGTTCGTCTTGCGGATCCGGGTATTGTGTGTGCGCGTTAAGCTCTTGGCCCAAATCAGCCAAGACTTGCTCAGACATGGAGATAGTCACGGCGACACCCCTTGAGATGAGCCAAACAGCTTATCAAAAGACTATCGCATTAAAGCCCTTGCCCGCGGCTGAAAGCAGTGGGTTTGGAAGGCCGATGCGTGCCGCCGGCGGGTTATCCGACAGACCGTACACCGGTTGCTCCGCCAATTCGCCAGCCTCCGGCCTGTTGCTGCGCCTGCCACTGGCGGCGGTAGCGACCGTTTTCGACGGCCAGCAGCTCGGCGTGGGTGCCGCGCTCGACGATGCGGCCGTGTTCGAAATAGAGGATCTGATCGGCGTGCTGGATGGTCCAGAGGCGGTGGGCAATCACGATCACCGTGCGCCCCCTGGTCAGTGCGGCGATCGCCTGCTGGATGAGCCGCTCGTTGTCCAGATCGACGCTTGCGGTCGCTTCATCCAGGATAAGAATCGGGGCGTCCTTGAGCAGGGCGCGGGCGATACTGAGGCGCTGGCGCTGCCCGCCGGAGAGGTCGTAGCCGCCCTCGCCCAGGATCGTCTCGTAGCCCTGCGGCAGTTGCACAATAAAATCGTGGGCGCGGGCAGCCTTGGCGGCGGCGAGCACCTGTTCGGCGTCGGCGTCGGGACAGCCCAGGCGGATATTGTTGAGCACCGAGTCGCGAAACAAGTACACATCCTGAAAGACGATGCCGATGTGCGCCTGGAGCGCAGCCATGGCCATTGCGCGCACATCAACGCCGCCGATGCGGATTGCACCCGAATCGACATCCCATAATCTGGTAAGCAAGTGGGCGACGGTGGACTTGCCCGAGCCGGAGGGACCGACCAGGGCGGTGAGCGTGCCTGGGCGCATCACCGCCCACACCCGTTTTAGGACGGTCTGCTCCTCGTAGGCGAAAGAGACGTTGTCAAAGACGACGTCGCAACCGGTGGGCAGACTCGCTGCGGCCGGTTCGGGCTGGGCGGATTCGCCGAAGTACCCGCGGATGCGCGCGATGGTGGCGGAGGCGAAACGCAATTCGGCCAGATAGATGCCCAGTTCGGCAAGGGATTTGTAAAAGCGCAGCGAGAGCACCAGAAACAACAGATACACCGCCGGGGAGAGCGCCCCACCGGTCATCAACCAGGCGCCGACCACCGCCGCGATCGTGAAGCCCAACTCGACGGTGAACCCGTACATCAGCAGGGCGGGGGCGGGGGCCAGTTCCGTATACAGGCTCTGCTTTTCCAGGCGCGCAAGACTCGCCGCCAGCGCCGCGTGCTTGGCGCCCGTGCGGCCAAAAGCGCGCAGCACGGCGATCCCCTGGATATATTCGACCAGCCGCCCGACCGTGTCGGCCTTGGCGTCCATCAGCTTTTCGCCGGCGCGCACCAGCAGCCACTGGCTCCAAATGACCGCCAGCAGCGCAAAAGGGATCGTGGCCACCGCCAGCAGCGCCAGGCGCCAATCGGCCAAAAAGAGCACCCCGGCGATGCACACCGGCAGGGCCAGATTGGCGATCACCAGACCCCAGGTGTGGGTGACAACCTCGGTGTAGATGGCGAAGTCGCCGGTCAGCACATCCGCGAGCGCCCCGGTGCGCCGACGGGTAAAAAAGCCCATCGGCAGGCGGCCCAGGTGGTCGGCCAGCCGCAGGCGCATGTCGCACACGAGCGCGTAGGTGGCGGCAAAGTTGTCGAGCATGGCGTGGGCGCGCACCACCCACAACAGCAGCAGGCAGACGCCCAAGATCGCCGCCGCTCCCCAGGCGAGCGCGTCGGTGGCCCGGCCGGCAAAGACGGCCTCCAGGGCAAAATACAGCACCAGGTACGGCACCACGCCCAACAGCGCCTGCAGGATGCTGAGGGTCAGGCCGCGCCACAGCCGCGCGTCGGTGCGCCCGGCCAGATCGAACCCGAAATCAACCAGCATGCGCTTCTTCCCCCGTTGCGGTGGTCATCGTCCATCCCACGGCCTGCTGCTGGGCGGCCCAGAGTCTGCGGTAGGTTCCACTGCGCCCCAAAAGCTCCCCGTGGGTGCCCTGGTCTTCGACGGTCCCGCCATTGAAGACCACGATGTGGTCGGCATCGGCAACCGACGCGAGGCGATGGGCGATCACGATCACCGTCTTGCCCTGGATAAGCTCCGCCAGGGCCTGCTGGATCGCCAGTTCGTTCTCCGGATCGGCAAAGGCGGTGGCCTCGTCGAGCAACAGAATCGGCGCATTCTTGAGAATCGCCCGGGCGATGGCGAGGCGCTGCTTCTCGCCGCCCGAAAGCCGCGCCCCGCGATCCCCAAGCTGGGTGTCGTACCCGTCCGGCAGCGCCTGGATAAAGGTGTGGGCGTTGGCCGCCTGCGCCGCCGCTTCCACCTCGGCGTCGCTCGCCCCGGCGCACCCCAGGCGGATATTCTCGCGCACGCTGTCGTGCAAAAGAAACACCTCCTGGAAGACAAAGCCGATGTGGCCCATCAACGCCTCCAGGCCCAAGGCCCGCACATCCACACCGCCCACTTCCACGCGGCCCGCATCCACATCCCAGAAGCGGGCAATCAGCCTGGCCACCGTGCTTTTCCCGGCCCCCGAAGGACCGACCAGAGCCGTCACCCGGCCCGGCTGGGCAGTGAAGCTCACTTGCTGTAGCGCGCTTTTGGCGCCGTCGTAGCTAAAGTGCACATCCACGAAGCGCACGCCGTAATCCGCCGGTTGGACCGGCCCATCCGCCTCCGGCAGCGGCGGGGCATCCAGGATGGCCTGGATCCGCCCGGCGCCCATGATCGTGCGGGAGGTGCTGCCGAAGACGAACATCAACTTGATGAGCGGTGCCGTCAATCCCGCGCCCAGCACCAAAAACAGACACAGCTGGGGCAAGCCCAGCCCGCCGTGCAGGTGCAGAGCGATCCCCACCGGCAGCACCACCAGCAGGTTGCTCCCCAGGGCAATAAAAAAGAGCGCATACGGGTACATCGAGCGCCGGGTCATCGCGGTGGCCACGTCGCGCACGCCGTAGACGGCCGAGCGCAATCGCTCCAGCGAGCCGGCCGTGCGGTTGAAGGCTTTGAGCACGGCGATGCCGCGCAGGTATTCGAGCACCCCGGCGTTGGCGGCCGCCTCGGTGCGGTGCCACAGCCGGTACTGCGCGTCCATGTCCCGAAACGCCCACATCTGGGCGGCGATCCCCACCGGCAGCAGCGCCAGCGACGCGAGCGCCAT harbors:
- a CDS encoding DUF4351 domain-containing protein gives rise to the protein MVVSTEPVVYPDCDGLPMSDNTEQFRWIVYIKEGLEWLFAGEPDVFVAGDLLWYPIEGDNKTRQAPDALVAFGRPKGKRGSYRQWLEAGIAPQVVFEVLSPGNSVREMTRKFAFYQRFGVEEYYLYDPEAGALDGYVRRGGVLEGIESMSGWVSPRLGVRFDVDAGGQLQMWRPDGTPFESYGEIAARAEQERQRAEQERQRAEQAEQRADEERQRAEQAERRRALSLVLRLLTRRVGTLEPGVSERVGGLPDEGLNALAEALLDFGCAADLQSWLDGRPTG
- a CDS encoding DUF4351 domain-containing protein; amino-acid sequence: MAEQERRPFDTSLQGLAALYSRHFLAWLKGPEVTWEQELNSVIVAQQRRADFLIRYRDEQAEARLLHVEFQTLVQKGEPREELPVRMATYALFVLNRYGLLPNQVLVLLKDSAATRQVPERFEQGRVRVEYDLVRLWEQDPEPVLASGLVGLMPLVPLMRGQELGALLEACTGVIEAEIESSQQRTEVLTVTGLLASLRDTQVVTEFFRRRSQMSLLTETPLFQELTRELVQQAVQQAVHETEQRTRLQFLLHQLEHKFGPLPEDMLTALQAIADTDALDTLGLALLDAPDIEAFRRQLPPSVS
- a CDS encoding class I SAM-dependent methyltransferase, translated to MRALPGVSEGLLFSLCARYLETQRQDGIVFDQKAIEIVHRLNLDCTALARRNSVWPTQVAVAIRTEILDRAVQRFLQVHPEAVVVNLGAGLCTRYFRVDNGRVRWYELDLPALKRPWSHLFGESDRHRHLGCSVMDFAWMDILQPLRRSPFLFIAEGLLMYLTECEARQLVACLGAAFPCAELLAEAVSPVVVERHDRTEAASFRWGIDRGSHLEGWSGGVEFLQEWYYLDYHPHRWGWLRLLRRLPAVRRSMKIIHIRYR
- the fldA gene encoding flavodoxin FldA, whose product is MPAKIGLFFGTTTGKTGDAAEVIQQELGKTQVDLRDIGRASKADLTAYEYLIIGCPTWNIGDLQDDWDSFYPDLDQINFAGKKVAYFGTGDQRGYGDNFQDAMGILEEKISQRGGTTVGYWPADNYDFNASKAYKNGKFVGLALDDDNQPEQTERRIKQWVAQLKREFGI
- a CDS encoding TonB-dependent siderophore receptor, whose amino-acid sequence is MRSFSGYFFLGSVALAALPSLVAVAPAFALPVAGSEVVLVRKADLEHSALGARGLLGGGLAQAPPAATPAAPSQDLPGSDPSELDEVTVVGRYLRKDATTATKTDTPLIDIPQSIQVVPRQLLEDQKIIQFNDALKTVSGVFNANPTFASFSTFNVRGFNTNNIYRNGFRDGVNSLAGFDVASIERIEVLKGPGSVLYGQGELSGIINVETKRPQPKAAYAATFDAGNYGLFRSSLDFTGPLTADKALSYRLNAVYQNSKSFLDFFQAERWLVAPAFTWRIGSNTTLDIDGEFYNARQPSTFGLPAVGTVLPNPNGKISTGRFVGEPLLDNYGSSAYRFSYRLEHRFSPNWSLRHGFSSSHQRLLFTQTVPVELFPDGRTLLRVITGTTVPDGYTFWRDSNIVDTYLIGNFRTGPVEHKLVFGFDASWFYNATRQFNGALIAPLDLFNPVYSPTRGPTILEANSFNSPSSYGIYIQDQLSFSENLKLLLGLRYDNATQRTADLLTATRTSEDFDAFSPRVGLVWRPILPLALYGSFSRSFLPTLGTNQAGLPFVPERGEQFEAGLKADLLEGKLFTTLAYFDLTRQNVLTPDPSNPFFSLQTGEQNSRGVEFDLTGEPVPGWNLTAAYAYIDARITRDTQFAVGNRLGAVPHHSASLWSTYQLQEGSLKGLGFGLGLFYVGERTGDLANTFTLPGYLRTDAGVYYRADNVRYAFNFRNLFNVEYYESAGSALDVIVGTPFTVIGSVSVEF